The genomic region ATTTGGTATCTAAGAAGGCGCCAAGCTGCAGCATAGAATTTGAAACTTTAAATACACACAGCAAGAAAAATATAATCCGGCGTTTCTAATGAGGGAGCGTCGGATTTTTTGCTTTTAAATATTTATTAAAATCCATCTTTCATATATATAGACAAAATGATACTATGATATATAAATATATATTTGAGGAGATGGCAGATTGAGACTACTAAGATTATTTCTTACTATAGCTATAATTTCATTCTTTAATTCATATTACTCACAAGCTGACGTGCTCATAGAAAGCGGAGGTATTAACTCCTTTGCTGCAGCAGGCATCCCGGGTGTCATGCAGTTAGACGTGCAATCAGGTGCGGGTCAAGCTGGAGACTATATCCTGCTTACGTGCGGCGCTTTTGAAAATTCTCAAAACAACTTATTTAATTCTCCAGATCCCGCTATCTTTTCAGGTCTGGATTTTGACTCTTGTGGAGACAATGGGATGTGTATATCCGGAATATGGGGCGGTTTTACTAACAACCCGGCTTCTGAGAATTTGGCATGCAACACTACAGGGGCCTCTGTTATATTTACCGCAGGCGCTCTTCGTTATTCCAACGTTGATACTATGAACCCGGTCATAGCAATAGACTGCAATTTTGGTCAGGGCAACACCGCAACTGCTCCCTCTATAATGACAGAAGCCGGCTCTCAAGTGGTAAGAATATTTACATCTTTTGCATTTACAGAAGTGATAGCTAATGGTATTAACGTCATGTCGCAGGTAGCCGATTTTAACTCCGAAGCAACTGTTGATGGCGGACAAGTATCCTCCATTGCATCTAGTATGTTTTTTAATTCAGATGGAAATACAGGCACAGCGGTTCAAATGTATGTAGGTTCTCCCAGAGACTGGAGAGCATGTACTTTAGCGCTTAGAATGGTTCCAACCCCGCCAACACAGCCTCCACCAACAGTAATTCCAACTCCGACAATGCTACCGCCTCCGCCGATAGATAGAACTAGTGTGCCTACACTTACCCAGTGGGGACATCTGAGTGTGGCAATACTAATTTTATTAATTGGTGTTTGGTTCTATAGAAAACACAAGATAAGAGGATAAGTGGTTTTTGCGTGAGAGCTTAAAAACTGTTTAGTCTATTTACTTCTTAGATCTAAGAGACTCAAGACTGGTTCTTATTTTATATAGACTGTCCACTCGTACGGCGCCTATTTCGTCCAATACAGGTTTATAGCTAAGACTTGCTCTACCGCCAACAATGATTGCAACAGTGCTTGAAATACTTTTTCTTAATTTTCTGATCTCTTGTACTAGCAAAGGGTCGTCTTCAGGATAAACAATACTAAGAATTACAGCTTTACAGTTATTTTGTTTTACAGCCCCCGCGATTTCCTCAGAAGGCAGGTTGGCTCCTAGATATGTCACATTCCAACCCTCGCTTGCAGCCGTTACAGCTATTATAAGCGCTCCAATATCATGCCATTGGTCCGCAGGGGTGGTTACGAGTACATTAGGCGCTCCAGGATAGGATTTATGAGATGCCAGCACCCCACCCAGAAATGTTCTAATTACATGAGATGCTAAATGTTCATGTGAAATTCTAAGTTTTCCCTTTCTCCATCCCTCGCCGAGTACTTCCATTAATGGAACAATTAAATTCTCAATTGTTGAGTTAAGTCCGTAATCTGCCTCAGCTTGAATTAGAATATTTTCTAAAGTTTTTGAGTCCATTTGCTCAAGTGCACTCATAAAACTATCTATATAATTTTCATAAGTCATATCCGACACTGTTACACTAGGTTCAGAAGTGTTTTCAGGCAATTTACTCTTCACTGGAAGGTCTATAACATTCATTGACGATATCAGTTCGTTTAACTCTTCGTCTGTAGATGCAACAAGTTGGCTTATTCCAAATCCAGCATCGGTAGCCCTTTTTAATAATGTAAGTCTGATTATATCTTCTTCAGTATAGTATCTTCGGTTATTGGAATCTCTGTTTGGAGATACTGCGTTATACCTGCGCTCCCATGCCCTTATTGCATGAGCACTCAATCCAGTTCTCATTGATACCACTTTAATAGAATACTTTTTGTCATTTAATTTTTGTGTTTCGTTCATGTAGTTATGTTAAACAATTGTCTAACATATGTCAACCCTCAATCTTTTTTTCAAAAAAAAACAATAATTACAGCTCGTTATTCAATACACACTATAATCTCTAGATAAGAACTAATAATGAATACAAAAAAGAATTTTAAATATTTTAAAAATAATGCTTGACAACTATTATACATTTGTTTATCTTATTAGACAACCGATAGACATATGCTTGATTACAAGATTTTTAGATGGGGCAAGATATGTCAGATAGGTAATAAATATTTTTCGGAGGTAGTAACATGTATAGATTTAAATCATTATTTGTGATGGCGGTTTTATTTGTGGTGTTTGGGTCTGCTCAGGTAATCGCAGGAAGCGATAAAAACAAAGATATCGTAGATACTGCGGTCGGAGCAGGATCATTTACAACATTAGTAGCAGCTGTTCAGGCTGCAGGACTTGAAGAGACTCTCAGAGGAGAGGGACCTTACACCGTATTCGCTCCTACTGACGAAGCTTTTGCAGCACTTCCAGAAGGAACAGTAGAAAATCTTCTAAAACCAGAAAATAAAGAACAGCTTGTTGCAATTCTCACATATCATGTAGTGCCAGGAAAGGTTACATCAGCAGATGTTGTAAAAGTCACAGAGGCAAAATCAGTAAATGGTAAAGGAATACCAATTGCCGTAAATGACGGAAAAGTCAAAGTTGATAATGCAACAGTAGTAACAGCAGATGTTATGGCAAGCAATGGAGTCATACATGTAATTGATGCTGTAATTATTCCTGACTAATTAAAGTTTAGGATTAGCCTGGTCTGCCTATATGCAGGCCAGGCAATAAAAAAGTAAAGGGAGAATGAAAATGGATTATACATATCAGGATTATAGTGATGGTTATTACGAGAAGGACAGTACTTCTAACACATCAAATGATGAATTATATGAACATTTTGAGGATGAGGGGAATTTGGATACAGAATTAGAAATTAATATTTCTGATGAACAATTTGACGAGAATCCTGAACACAGCGGGATACAAGTGAAGACACAAAAAGATAATGATGACAGCCCTTCTGAAAATACTAACTATAAATGGACTAAGTATGAAGAAGAAAGAGTTTTATATGTTTACTTCAAAGACTTAGTCGATGAAAAATTACTTACTGCAGACCAGGAAAAGGAAATAGCTGCACAAATTAAAGAGTGCAAGAGAAGAATTGAGAAAATTGACGACAAACTTAAAAAAAATCAGACAATAACAAAAGATGAAATAACAAAACTACAAGCTTTTAGAAGAGGTTATGAAAAAAAGGAAGAAGAATTAAAATCTAAATTTATAAGAGCAAACCTACGCTTAGTAATTAACATAGCCAAGCGACATTTGGGCAGAGGGCTTGCTCTAACTGATCTTGTCCAGGAAGGAAACCTGGGTCTTATAAGGGCAGTTGAAAAATTTGACCATACTAAAGGCTTTAAATTTTCAACATACGGCGCATGGTGGATACATCAGGCTGTAACCCGTGCAATCGCTGAGAAGACCAGAACAATTAAAGTACCTGTTTACGTTCTTGAGCAATCAAGCAAAGTGTTTAAAGCAAAATATATGCTTCAGGAAGAGCTTGAAAGAAAACCTCTTCCAAAGGAAATTGCTGAGAGAACAAAACTAAGCGTTGAAATAGTTGAGGCTGTTCTGGACGGTACAGATAACGTTTTATCTCTTGATAACCCAATAAAAGAAGATAGATCCAGAACTTATATGGACTTTCTTCCAGATAGTAAATCAACTGGGCAGGAATACAATGTTGATAACAGAAACATGAAAGATTTACTTAGCGAGCTTCTCACTACACTTTCAGCTAAAGAAGAAGAAATTGTCAGAATGAGATACGGTTTTGGTAATACAACAGTTCATACCCTTGATGAGATTGGTACCAAATTTGGAGTAACCAGAGAGAGAATTAGACAGATTGAAAAATCTGCTCTCAAAAAAATAGCATCATCTGAGAAAGGTGATAAACTAAAAGGATATCTCTAGGCTCAGGGAGAAAATGATGAAAGTCTTGGTTACAGGGGCAACCGGCTATATAGGCGGAAGGCTAATATCAGATCTTATTGAGAAAGATATAGAAGTACGGGTTTTAGTTAGAGATGCTTCTAGGATAGAAGGAAGAGAGTGGGCAGATAAAGTAGAAGTCTGTGTTGGTGATCTATTAAAGCCAGAAACACTTTCTCAAGCATTAGCCGGTATAGATACCGCATACTACTTAGTTCACTCAATGTACGGCGGCAAGGATTATGCAGAAAAAGATAGAGAAGCCGCAACTAATTTTGTTCAGGCAGGCCAAAATCTAAAACACGTGATTTATCTGGGAGGACTTCTCCCAGAAGCAAAGACAATATCCAACCACTTAAAAAGCAGATGTGAAGTCGGTGAGATTCTAAGAGCTGGTCTCCCAACTACAGAATTTAGAGCGGGGCCTATAATAGGGTCAGGCTCAGCCTCATTTGAAATGGTGAGATATCTTACGGAGCGGCTTCCGATAATGGTTGCGCCTAAGTGGATACACCACAAAGTTCAGCCGATCGCGGTAAGAGATGTGATGAGATATTTGGTCAAAGCTCTGGATAAAAAATACAAAGGCGTAATTGATATTGGTGCTGATGTTCTCACATTTAAGCAAATGATGGACGGCTATGCTAAGGTTAGAGGTTATACAAGAACTATAATTACAGTTCCGGTTCTAGCGCCAAAACTAGCTGCTATATGGGTTGGCCTTGTAACTCCTATATCTAACTCACTAGCTGTTCCACTTATAGAAGGAGTAATTCATCCAATAGTAGGAAATACTAAAAGAGCTATGGAAGTTTTTCCAGAGATTCGCCCCCTACCCTATATCGAATCCGTAGAACGTGCACTGGCGCACGTGATTGATGGAGACATTGAAACCAGATGGAGCGGCGCCCTGAGCGAAGACTCAACTTACAGCGTTTCAGAATGGAGAGGGCTGGTAACAGAAAGGCGCTCAATACATGTTGATGATATTAAACCAGTGGATGTTTTTAACTCTTTTACAAGCCTTGGAGGTGAAAAAGGCTGGCTCGTTTGGGAATGGGCGTGGGAAATAAGAGGAATGATAGACCGTATGGCTGGAGGCCCCGGGCTTAGAAGGGGCA from Thermodesulfobacteriota bacterium harbors:
- a CDS encoding cobalamin-dependent protein (Presence of a B(12) (cobalamin)-binding domain implies dependence on cobalamin itself, in one of its several forms, or in some unusual lineages, dependence on a cobalamin-like analog.); amino-acid sequence: MNETQKLNDKKYSIKVVSMRTGLSAHAIRAWERRYNAVSPNRDSNNRRYYTEEDIIRLTLLKRATDAGFGISQLVASTDEELNELISSMNVIDLPVKSKLPENTSEPSVTVSDMTYENYIDSFMSALEQMDSKTLENILIQAEADYGLNSTIENLIVPLMEVLGEGWRKGKLRISHEHLASHVIRTFLGGVLASHKSYPGAPNVLVTTPADQWHDIGALIIAVTAASEGWNVTYLGANLPSEEIAGAVKQNNCKAVILSIVYPEDDPLLVQEIRKLRKSISSTVAIIVGGRASLSYKPVLDEIGAVRVDSLYKIRTSLESLRSKK
- a CDS encoding fasciclin domain-containing protein, translating into MAVLFVVFGSAQVIAGSDKNKDIVDTAVGAGSFTTLVAAVQAAGLEETLRGEGPYTVFAPTDEAFAALPEGTVENLLKPENKEQLVAILTYHVVPGKVTSADVVKVTEAKSVNGKGIPIAVNDGKVKVDNATVVTADVMASNGVIHVIDAVIIPD
- a CDS encoding sigma-70 family RNA polymerase sigma factor, translated to MDYTYQDYSDGYYEKDSTSNTSNDELYEHFEDEGNLDTELEINISDEQFDENPEHSGIQVKTQKDNDDSPSENTNYKWTKYEEERVLYVYFKDLVDEKLLTADQEKEIAAQIKECKRRIEKIDDKLKKNQTITKDEITKLQAFRRGYEKKEEELKSKFIRANLRLVINIAKRHLGRGLALTDLVQEGNLGLIRAVEKFDHTKGFKFSTYGAWWIHQAVTRAIAEKTRTIKVPVYVLEQSSKVFKAKYMLQEELERKPLPKEIAERTKLSVEIVEAVLDGTDNVLSLDNPIKEDRSRTYMDFLPDSKSTGQEYNVDNRNMKDLLSELLTTLSAKEEEIVRMRYGFGNTTVHTLDEIGTKFGVTRERIRQIEKSALKKIASSEKGDKLKGYL
- a CDS encoding DUF2867 domain-containing protein produces the protein MMKVLVTGATGYIGGRLISDLIEKDIEVRVLVRDASRIEGREWADKVEVCVGDLLKPETLSQALAGIDTAYYLVHSMYGGKDYAEKDREAATNFVQAGQNLKHVIYLGGLLPEAKTISNHLKSRCEVGEILRAGLPTTEFRAGPIIGSGSASFEMVRYLTERLPIMVAPKWIHHKVQPIAVRDVMRYLVKALDKKYKGVIDIGADVLTFKQMMDGYAKVRGYTRTIITVPVLAPKLAAIWVGLVTPISNSLAVPLIEGVIHPIVGNTKRAMEVFPEIRPLPYIESVERALAHVIDGDIETRWSGALSEDSTYSVSEWRGLVTERRSIHVDDIKPVDVFNSFTSLGGEKGWLVWEWAWEIRGMIDRMAGGPGLRRGRRHPIELLPGEALDFWRVEEVEKPETLRLRAEMKVPGRAWLEWQAMPEGTGTRLVQTALFEPSGLWGVLYWRALYPIHSFIFDDMIRAIAKDAQESFELKVHSERHLEQKI